A region from the Desulfitobacterium dehalogenans ATCC 51507 genome encodes:
- a CDS encoding ABC transporter permease yields MIRIPLGQWVNHGVDTLLLYFGSAFDTFTDSVTLVTDKMRDGLDLVPWFILILLFATLAWRAKGWRLALGTTVGLYLIYNLELWPAFLDTLILVLIASLVSLIIGVPLGILGARHDGFHKVLSPILDFMQTMPSFVYLIPALMFFSLGTVSAVFATVIFAMPPVIRLTDLGIRQVPVDLVEVGEAFGSNSRQMLWKIQLPLALPTIMAGINQTMMLSLSMVVISAMIGAQGLGAGVLAGISQMDIGKGFEYGLAVVILAMILDRLSQGALRNSRVVKKV; encoded by the coding sequence ATGATTCGAATTCCTTTGGGGCAGTGGGTTAATCATGGAGTCGATACCCTTCTCCTCTACTTTGGAAGTGCCTTTGATACCTTTACGGATTCTGTAACCTTAGTCACTGATAAGATGCGGGACGGCCTTGACCTGGTTCCCTGGTTTATCCTCATTCTTCTCTTTGCCACTTTAGCATGGCGGGCTAAAGGATGGCGCCTGGCTCTGGGAACTACCGTTGGCCTCTACCTGATTTATAATTTAGAGTTATGGCCGGCCTTTCTCGATACTCTCATCCTGGTCCTGATCGCTTCCCTTGTCTCCTTAATTATCGGAGTTCCTTTAGGAATACTGGGAGCGCGGCATGACGGTTTCCATAAAGTCCTCTCCCCTATTCTGGACTTCATGCAAACTATGCCTTCTTTCGTTTATCTCATTCCTGCTTTAATGTTCTTTAGTTTAGGAACAGTATCTGCAGTCTTTGCTACGGTTATCTTTGCTATGCCACCTGTCATCCGTTTAACAGATCTGGGCATTCGTCAGGTTCCCGTAGATCTGGTGGAAGTAGGAGAAGCCTTTGGCTCGAATTCCAGGCAGATGCTTTGGAAGATCCAATTGCCCCTGGCTTTGCCAACCATCATGGCTGGAATCAATCAAACCATGATGCTCTCCTTATCCATGGTCGTTATCTCCGCCATGATTGGAGCTCAAGGCTTGGGAGCCGGAGTATTGGCTGGAATTTCCCAAATGGATATTGGCAAAGGCTTTGAGTATGGTTTAGCCGTAGTTATCTTAGCCATGATTCTTGACCGTCTCAGTCAGGGAGCGCTGCGCAACTCCCGGGTGGTTAAAAAGGTATAA
- a CDS encoding glycine betaine ABC transporter substrate-binding protein — MKLQKSWKKILIWAMVGLLTIGLIGCGTPSGSPSGDQSAKGGEKTVSIGYVNWAEAIAVSNLWKVILEEQGYKVEMKSLDAAPLFVGLSGGNLDLFMDSWLPITHQTYWDKYKDKLDDYGVWYTAEAKIGLVVPEYVDINSIEELNAHKDKFSGKITGIDPGAGIMKATETAIDSYELDFQLIQSSEAAMLAALEKAYRSNEWIAITGWSPHWKFAKYDLKYLEDPKNSYGDSEEIHTLANKKFTQTHPEVGDMIKKFKLNDQQIGTLESYINDGMKPEEAAKKWISENQDLVDSWIKS, encoded by the coding sequence ATGAAATTACAAAAATCTTGGAAAAAAATCCTCATATGGGCCATGGTAGGTCTGCTCACCATTGGACTCATAGGTTGTGGAACACCCTCTGGCAGCCCCTCCGGCGATCAAAGTGCCAAAGGCGGAGAGAAAACTGTAAGCATCGGTTATGTTAATTGGGCGGAAGCTATAGCTGTCAGCAACCTCTGGAAAGTCATCCTGGAAGAACAAGGTTATAAAGTAGAGATGAAAAGCCTTGATGCCGCTCCTCTCTTTGTTGGGCTTTCCGGAGGAAATTTAGACCTTTTTATGGACAGTTGGCTTCCTATTACTCATCAAACTTACTGGGATAAATACAAAGACAAGCTGGACGACTATGGTGTATGGTATACTGCCGAAGCAAAAATCGGCCTTGTCGTTCCTGAGTATGTGGACATTAATTCTATCGAAGAATTGAACGCTCATAAAGATAAGTTCAGCGGCAAAATTACGGGTATCGATCCTGGGGCAGGCATCATGAAAGCCACTGAAACTGCTATTGACAGCTATGAGCTGGATTTTCAATTGATTCAAAGTTCTGAGGCCGCTATGCTGGCTGCCTTAGAGAAGGCTTATCGCAGCAATGAATGGATTGCCATTACCGGTTGGAGCCCTCATTGGAAATTCGCCAAATACGATTTGAAATACCTTGAAGATCCCAAGAATTCCTATGGTGATTCCGAGGAGATTCATACTTTAGCCAACAAGAAATTTACCCAAACCCATCCCGAAGTGGGTGACATGATCAAGAAGTTTAAGCTCAACGATCAGCAGATCGGCACTTTGGAAAGTTATATCAACGATGGTATGAAGCCCGAAGAGGCGGCTAAAAAATGGATCTCTGAAAACCAGGACTTGGTGGACAGTTGGATTAAGTCCTGA